One Helicobacter suis HS1 genomic window, ATGCATACAAGCAGCACTCTTTTAGAGAATTTTCTAAAATCCATTCCATGACTTCTTATTTAGCGATGTTCCCCCCTAGTTTGCCACACTATTTTATAGAAAAATAAGAAAGTTGCGGAGATATTGTTTAGATCTATTCTGTGGGCGCGGCACAAGTGTTTTAGAGGGCTGTCGTTTAGGTCGGATTGGTGTGGGCAACGATCTAAGCCCCCTAGCTTTTTGTTTGAGTAAAGCCAAGAGTGATTTGCCAAAACCACGCAATGTTTTGAAAAGATTAAGAGAGTTAAATAGCACGTTTTGCCCACCTAGCATTAATCAAGTAGACCCAAATATTAAAATGCTTTTTGATACAAGTAAAACTTTACCCCAGCTAGTGTATTTGAAAGAGCATTTAAATATTTCACGCTCAAAAGTAGATAATTTCATCATGGCGCTTTTAACAGGAATCATGCATGGCAAGCAAGCCAAAAGTGGCTCATCTATTTACTGTAGCATTGACATGCCCAATACCTTTATTTTTCACCCGCATACATCAAAAAATACATAGCAAAACACCACCTTAAAGCTCCCTGTCAAGATGTTTTTATGCTATTAGAACAGCGTTTGAATCATCTATTTAGCCAATCTGATAGTGTTTTTCAATCTCTTTCACAATACACTAGTGGTTATTGTTTCCAAACAGATGCTATCAAATGCAGCCAAAGAATGTTGCAAAAGTTTGGAAAAAATTCTGTCGCTCTCATTGTAACCTCCCCGCCCTACCGCCTTAGAGGGAGTCTTGTTAAGAGTGGTGGATGTGGCTGATGGTTATTTAAAAAAAACCAAAATACACAAGAATTTAGAGATGATAACCTAGCTTTCAAACCTTATGCCACCTATTTACACAAACTCTTTAATAGTTGGGTAGAGATTTTAAAACCCGGTGGCCGTGCTTGTGTAGTCATTGGGGATGTCCATGATCGGCAATTAGCCTTAGATGTTTGGGAGTTTTGTAAAGGTAGTAGTGGTTTAAAACTAGAAACTATTCTTGTAGATGACATAAAGTTTTCTCCAAAAACCACAAGAATATGGGGAAACAAAAAGGGCCGTGCTACTAAAATAGATCGCATCTTGGTGTTACAAAAGGAGTGAAAAATGCTTGTTACAGATTTTACCGAGCCCATCATAAATGACAGAGAAACTAAAGCCGATTTTTTTGAAAAAATTAAACAAGAAAAGAACTTTGTCGGCTTTCTCTACGAACTAGATTATGAAGGGGCTAAAATTATCCTCAATGACAACGAAAAAAATGCGCTCAAAGGGGTACCTCTTGGTTGTTTTTTGATTGCTATTTATAGCAATGAACTAAGAGAAAATGCCTTAGAGGGAGTCTTGTTAAGAGTGGTGGATGTGGCTGAAATTCCACAAAAGCAAGAGATGATAAAGAGCTTGACAGAAACTTATATCTCTGATACCTCTGAGAAAAAATTAAACATAGACATGGATGTCTACACCCGGTATTACCACCAAAATTCAGGTTTATCTGCTCGCGCCTTGGGAACTTTTTATGTGGATCAAAATGGCAATTTAGTATTTGGCACAGATATAGAAAGTTTTTTGGGGGCGCACAATTACAAGGTGTATAAACCACAAAAAGAAGAGCTTGGGATTATTGTCAATGAAAACATGGTTAGTGATATACACACACCAAAAGAGGAAATAGGGAACTTAAGGTATGCTTCAAGCCAATCCTATGATGAGGATGGAAGCTATGCACCTGCGATCTATTTGCGCACAAATGACATCGTGTCCAGAAGAACTGCATTTTTTGGGATGACTAGAACGGGAAAATCCAATACCATCAAAATTATAGTGAGCGCCATAGAAAAACTCAATGAACAACAGAAACAACAGATAGGCCAGATCATTTTTGATATCAATGGAGAATATACTTTTGCAAATGTGCAAGATGAAACATGTATTTTTGACAAATTTAAAGATAAAAACAAGGTTAAACGCTTTAGCTTGTCTGCGCGCAAAGCACAAGAACATAAAGATGTGGAGCCTATCCAATATAATTTTTACGAAGATGAAACACTCGAGGAATCTTTTGAGCTACTTTGTGATGAAATTGCTCTTAACAAATCTTCTGATTACTTTAAGGCTTTTATGAGTGTGGACATGTTTGATCGAGAGGAGGATGATGATCATCCAGACGCTAAGAGACGCGAAGAAATTAAGAGACACAAACAAAGAAAAAGAGCCATATATCAGTGTATTTTGTATAGAGCTAAGTTTCCAGCTAAGCAAAATTATAAGGTTGAGTTCACGCGTTTCAAACTAGCTGACAAAACCTTAAAAAACAACGACGATCCCAAATACCATGAAGGAGTTTCTCTTGAACTGGCGTGTAAATATTTTGAAAATGTAGACCGTAGTTCTAATAATTTCATTATTCCTGTATAAATTAAGAAATTTGCTTTGTTAAAAGTCTTGAAGGCTACAAATGTGAGTGGATTTAAAGCCTTGATGGGCATGGATAAATTACATTCCAAAGAAGGGAGTGGTGATTCCAAAAAGAAGATAGATTCTGCCTTGCGTGCTGGAGAGATTGTTTTGCTAGATTTATCCACAGCCTCTGGAGCAGTGCAGGAAAAATATATCAGCCGTCTTTGTGCTTATATTTTCCAGCAATCTATGGATAAATTCACTAGCGAACGGACACCTGAGTTTATACAGATGTATTTTGAGGAAGCGCATAATATCTTTCCAAAAGACGATAAAGACTTAAAAAATATCTATAACCGTTTAGCCAAAGAAGGGGCAAAGTTAAACATTGGGATTAGCTATTCCACCCAAGAGGTGAGCTCAATTGCACCAAGCATCTTAAAAAACTCTTAAATGGCTTATATTTCAAGAATATAGCGGTAAAAAAGGATCTATCAGGATTTCTTGTTGGCATTGTGAATATCTCAATAATTTTAGCAAGCAAATAGAGCCTTATCAAAATAATCAGAATGATTTTCAGAACTGCCCTAACTGCCAAGAAAAAGTATATATCACCGATTATCTTGCACTACACACTTTAATAGGTGAAAGAGCCTCCAAGATCAACCACAGAGAAATCGTTGAAAGCGAAGAAGTTAGGGCCTATCTTGCCCGATGCGAAAAAATCCCCCCTCAGATAGATATTCTCAATTTTGACGACACCTGTATAGAATTATCACAAATTAGCAACCAGCTAGATTCTCATATTGAGCGCGTAGTTGTCGTAGATGGTTCTTATACAGAAATCTTCGTTGATAAACAAACCATCGATCACTTAGACATCAAAAAACTAGAAAATTGTGAACGCTTTAATTTTGTTATGCCCATGCAAAATATCCGCCTTGCAAAGAAAGATTTTACCACTACTTTTAGAGAGACACTTTATGAAATTTTTAAGAAAAACGGCCTAAGTGAGGGGAAATATAGCCTTTTAGATACTCTTAAATGGCTTATATTTCAAGAATATAGCGGTAAAAAAGGATCTATCAGGATTTCTTGTTGGCATTGTGAATATCTCAATAATTTTAGCAAGCAAATAGAGCCTTATCAAAATAATCAGAATGATTTTCAGAACTGCCCTAACTGCCAAGAAAAAGTATATATCACCGATTATCTTGCACTACACACTTTAATAGATGAAGCCCGTGGGGCCACAGGGGCACAATCTTATATTATGAGCGTGTGCGAGGTTGTGCTGATGCTTTCTATGTTTAGATATTTGTTTGAAAAAGAACAAGAGACCCAATGGTTGCCTAAAATCCTTTTTATTAAAGATGGACCTTTAGCCCTTTTTAGCAGGCTAGATGATTTTGCTTCTGAGACTGTGCGGCCATTTTTACAATTTCTTTATGAGCGATCGTTAAAAGAACATGTGGGCTATGTTAATTGGATTGGACTAGATAAAAGCGGTGAGTTTGTAGATCATGTAAGAGCTTTAGACTCTAAGATTCCAACGGGAAGCATCTTTTTGCCCGATCTAAACTACATAAGAAAGTACACCACTGGTGATAGAAAAAGTGTCTTTGGAGAAAGAACCTATTTTGGCATCAAAATGTTTATTAAGACAAACCAATCCTTTGTATTAGATGTAGCCATTCCTTTTGGTCCAAATATCAAGTATCAAGACTATATCAAAAAGCCAAATATCAAGGAGTTAGCGTGCTTATTTCCTCATGGAATTATAGAAACCAGCTTGTATTTACCCTTTCTGTATTTTGTCTTTCAAATGCGGCTGTGTTTTTGAGTAATACCCTCTGGGTAGCGCTTTCCAAGTAAGAAAATCCTAGAAGTATTTTCAAAAGAAATGCTAGAAAAATGAAATGTACAACTTAATGAACAAAAAACCCTGAGCATTCTGTAAGACCGAAGTCATAATTTTAATGAGGTCATTCTTTGCCATATAGGCGATGTTATACCTCAGCTTTAAATAATAGAAACTCCATTATCTCATACACCAATGCGTATAGAAAGCATGCTAGAATGCGCCACAATCATTAAACTTTAAAATGTGCTTAGAGTATCCAGCTTTAGTAGAATGTGTTATTAAAGAATAGAGGTAGCATGCGACATTATATGAGAATTATCGCGCTTTTGGCTTGTTCGAGTTTTTGTCTTGGGGTAGCAGAGTTTATAGTTTCTGGGATTTTAACGCGCCTAAGTGTGTATTATGGTGTGTCTAATAGTGAGGCAGGAAATCTAGCAACTTTTTATGCCTGTGGTGTAGTGGTGGGTGCACCCATTGTTAGCGTGCTTATTTCCTCATGGAATTATAGAAACCAGCTTGTATTTACCCTTTCTGTATTTTGTCTTTCAAATGCGGCTGTGTTTTTGAGTAATACCCTCTGGGTAGCGCTTTCTGCGCGTTTTATTAGCGGCCTTATGCATGGCTTATTCTTTGTCATCGCTACAATCATTAGTATTAAAGTTGCGCCCAAATCAAAAACAAGCATGGCATTAAGTCTTATGGCAAGTGGGCTTACTATTGCCCTTGTAACAGGTGTACCTATTGGTATTCTTTTATCCAAAAACTACGGGCTTTTATCTCCCTTTCTCTTGATTGCATGTTTGAGTTTTTTAGTAGCGCTTCTTGCATTTTTTGTCATGCCAAAACTTAGCAGCAAACAGGCAAATTTTAAGAACTTAGGCATTGCCTTTAAATATATCCATATTTGTCAAGGTTTTATAGTAACCGCGCTCTCATGTGGTTCTATGTTTGTTGTCTATATTTATTTGCGTATCTTATTAGAACAGCATGATTTTGATCCAGATAGCATTGCTAACATTTATCTAGGCTTTGGAATAGCCGCCATTTTTGGGAATTTATTTGGGGGCAGGCTTACAGACTCAAAAGGTTCTTTTTCGGCATTGCGCTTTTTATTAACCGTGCAGATGCTTTGTTTATGTGCTATGAGTTTTACCCATAGCTTTTCAAAGGGCGTATTAATCGCAAACATTATGGCCTTTGGATTCTTTGGCTGTGCTCTGATTGCGCCGCTTAAAATGCTAAGTAGCTATTTAGCGCGCACCTTTACACCAGATACAAAAAATGACACCATCGCGTTAAATGAAAGTTCTTTTAATGTAGGAATCACCTTTGCCTCTCTTGTAGGGGGGCTTGTGGCGCGCTATTTGTATGCAGAACTTAATGGTATCTTTGCTGGTTTATTCGCACTTGGGGCACTTATCACTCTTTTATATGGTATTAAAAAAGTTTATTTTCGCCAAAAGTAGTTATACTCATCTTTAGAAAAATACAATCAGGATTAACATGTTACAAACCACTAATTTAGGCATGCGCTATGCTAGTAAAAAGCTCTTTGAAAATGTCAATCTCAAGTTAGACGCGCACAAACGCTATGGACTCATTGGGGCTAATGGAGCGGGCAAGAGTACTTTTTTAAAGATTTTAGCCGGAGAAATTGAACCAAGCAGTGGGGAGGTTGTGATAGATGCTGGGCTTAAAAGTGGGGTTTTAGGCCAAGATCAGTACGCCTTTGAAAATTTTAGCCTTAAAGATGCAGTGCTACTTGGCAATAAAACCCTCTATGAGGCTCTAAAAGAAAAAGAGTATTTGTACGATAGCGCAGATTTAAACGATCCTATAATCAACGAGCGCCTCGCTGCGCTAGAGATGATCTGTGTGCAAGAAGATCCGCTATATGAGTGCGAGGTGGTGGTAGAAAAGATTTTAGAGGATTTAGGCATTCCTGCTAGCCGCCATAGCGATCTGATGCAAAGTTTGCCAAGTAGTGATAAATTTAAAATCTTGCTTGCTCAAGTGCTTTTTCCTAAACCTGATATTTTACTCTTAGATGAACCCACTAACAACCTAGATTTAAACGCTATTGCTTGGTTAGAGGAAAATTTAAAGCGCCATGAGGGCACGATGGTTCTTATCAGCCATGATCGCCACTTTCTTAACGCCGTTTGCACCCATATTTTAGACTTGGATTTTAATACACTTAGGGAGTTTAGTGGCAATTATGATGATTGGTACATCGCCTCTACTTTGATTGCCAAACAAAAAGAAGCCGAGCGTAATAAAAAACTCAAGGAAAAAGAGGAACTGGAGCGCTTTATCGCGCGTTTTTCAGCCAATGCTAGCAAAGCCAGACAAGCCACTAGCCGTCAAAAGCAATTAGAAAAATTAGACATTGAGAGTATCCAAGTTTCTAGTAGGCGCGATCCTAGCATCGTGTTTAAACCCAGTCGGCTCATTGGCAACGAGGCGCTAGAGTGCACACAGATTTGTAAAAAATATGGGGATTTGGTGGTGCTTGAAAAGGTGAGCCTAAAAATCGCCCCGCAGGATAAAATCGCACTCATTGGCCCCAATGGGGTAGGTAAAAGTACGCTGTGTAAAATTTTAATCGGGGATTTAGCCCCAGATAGTGGAGAAGTTACATGGGGAGCGACGGTGCAAAAGGGGTATTTTCCCCAAGATGTGGGCGAAAGCGTCTTTGGGGAGGAGAGTTTGTATCAGTGGTTGTTTAACTTTAATAAAAAGATAGAAAGTGCAGAGGTGCGCAATGCTTTAGGAAGAATGCTTTTTAGCGGAGCAGAGCAGGAAAAGAGTGTAAGCGCACTAAGTGGAGGCGAGAAACACCGTATGGTTTTGAGCAAACTAATGTTAGAGAGGGGGAATTTTTTAATTTTAGATGAGCCTACTAATCATTTAGACCTTGAGGCTATCATCGCGCTAGGCGAGGCGCTTTATAAATTTGAGGGGGCTGTTATTTGTGTAAGCCATGACCGCGAGCTTATTAGCGCCTATGCTAACCGCATTATTGAACTTGTACCCGGTAAAAAGGGCGCAAAAGTGATTGATTTTAAGGGCAGTTATGAGGAGTATTTAGCTAGTCAGGGGTGAAACTTTTTAGTGTCCGGGCTTATTTCACATTTTTTCCTGTGTTCAAAGTGTTCTAGTTTTAAGGTGGATGATGCATAAGGTGGGTTTGCTAGGGATTTTAGAGATTTCTTGGAAAATCTGAAGTGGCAAATTTGCCAACCCGATCACCAGTGGAAGATCAAAGGATTTATTGATAATGAAAAGCAGTTGTTTTCGATCTCTAATGATACAAAAGTAGTCTCCAAAATTTTGGAGATTCACATGTTTCCCTATATTTTAGAGTTTGCTAAGAATTGTGGCTTTGAAGTTATTTTACCAAGCCATCAAAATTACTACCCGGATTTGTCATTTGTATCTAAGATAAATCCAGAGATCAAATACGCTATTGACTTGAAAACAACCTATCGCAATGAAAAAAACCCCAATTTTTGTAATGGCTTCACCCTAGGCTCCCATGGGGAATATTTTAGGAATAGGGAATCTTGTAAAAACATCCAATTTCCTTATAAGAGTCATAGTGGGCATTTTTGTAATACAAAATAGCAAGTGACACGAGTGGGAGTGGGAATACGGCCAATATTGGGAGTATTAAAGTTATTGAGAACATTTTGCACGAAAGGGGGATATTTGCGGAATGGGGGGAGGAGATTTTTGATGATTATTGGATGAACTATGGACGCATCACTAAAAAAGAGTTCCCCCTCTAAAGATTCAAGGTATTAAGTCCAAGATTGTCCCCTATATCAAAGAGCTATTTAGAGCTTGGGATATGTCAGGGATTTATTACGAACCTTTCATGGGAAGTGGTGTGGTTGTGTTTAATTTATCTCCCAAAATAGCGGTTTTTAGCGACAGCAACCCACATATTATTAATTTTTACAATGCCATTAAAAGAGGTGACCTTACTAAAGATTCAGCGCGTGCATTTTTGATTCAAGAAGGTAAAAATTTGGAAAAAAGGGGCAAGAATATTACTTAAAAGTGAGACAGAGATTTAACAAAGGCCAAAACTCCCATGATTTTTTGTTTCTAAACCGCAGCTGTTTTAATGGATTGATGCGTTTTAATTCTAAAGGGGGCTTTAATGTCCCCTATTGTAAAAAAGATCACCGTTTTACTCCTGCTTACATCACAAAAATTACCAATCAAATTGAGTGGGTCAGTAGACGCATCGCCCAAAATGACTACACATTCCTCTGTTGTGATTTTACACAGATTTTTAAAAAGGCGCGAGGTGGTGACTTTACCTATTGCGATCCCCCCTATATTGGCAGACATGCAGACTATTTTAGCTCATGGAGTTATACACACGAGGAAAAACTCCATGATTTACTCAAACACACACAGGCTAGTTTTTTGCTTTCCACTTGGCATAGCAACGCGTACAGACAAAATCCATATACCCACCACTATCAGGAATACCAAATTAAACTCCTCGATCATTTCTATTACTTAGGAGGTAGAGAGGAAAACCGTAGCGCCGTTAAAGAGGCCTTGATACAAAGCAAGAACTTCTGATGCGGTTTGTTTAACTTATCTTA contains:
- a CDS encoding ATP-binding protein, translating into MLVTDFTEPIINDRETKADFFEKIKQEKNFVGFLYELDYEGAKIILNDNEKNALKGVPLGCFLIAIYSNELRENALEGVLLRVVDVAEIPQKQEMIKSLTETYISDTSEKKLNIDMDVYTRYYHQNSGLSARALGTFYVDQNGNLVFGTDIESFLGAHNYKVYKPQKEELGIIVNENMVSDIHTPKEEIGNLRYASSQSYDEDGSYAPAIYLRTNDIVSRRTAFFGMTRTGKSNTIKIIVSAIEKLNEQQKQQIGQIIFDINGEYTFANVQDETCIFDKFKDKNKVKRFSLSARKAQEHKDVEPIQYNFYEDETLEESFELLCDEIALNKSSDYFKAFMSVDMFDREEDDDHPDAKRREEIKRHKQRKRAIYQCILYRAKFPAKQNYKVEFTRFKLADKTLKNNDDPKYHEGVSLELACKYFENVDRSSNNFIIPV
- a CDS encoding DNA double-strand break repair nuclease NurA — translated: MQNIRLAKKDFTTTFRETLYEIFKKNGLSEGKYSLLDTLKWLIFQEYSGKKGSIRISCWHCEYLNNFSKQIEPYQNNQNDFQNCPNCQEKVYITDYLALHTLIDEARGATGAQSYIMSVCEVVLMLSMFRYLFEKEQETQWLPKILFIKDGPLALFSRLDDFASETVRPFLQFLYERSLKEHVGYVNWIGLDKSGEFVDHVRALDSKIPTGSIFLPDLNYIRKYTTGDRKSVFGERTYFGIKMFIKTNQSFVLDVAIPFGPNIKYQDYIKKPNIKELACLFPHGIIETSLYLPFLYFVFQMRLCF
- a CDS encoding MFS transporter → MRHYMRIIALLACSSFCLGVAEFIVSGILTRLSVYYGVSNSEAGNLATFYACGVVVGAPIVSVLISSWNYRNQLVFTLSVFCLSNAAVFLSNTLWVALSARFISGLMHGLFFVIATIISIKVAPKSKTSMALSLMASGLTIALVTGVPIGILLSKNYGLLSPFLLIACLSFLVALLAFFVMPKLSSKQANFKNLGIAFKYIHICQGFIVTALSCGSMFVVYIYLRILLEQHDFDPDSIANIYLGFGIAAIFGNLFGGRLTDSKGSFSALRFLLTVQMLCLCAMSFTHSFSKGVLIANIMAFGFFGCALIAPLKMLSSYLARTFTPDTKNDTIALNESSFNVGITFASLVGGLVARYLYAELNGIFAGLFALGALITLLYGIKKVYFRQK
- a CDS encoding ABC-F family ATP-binding cassette domain-containing protein; this translates as MLQTTNLGMRYASKKLFENVNLKLDAHKRYGLIGANGAGKSTFLKILAGEIEPSSGEVVIDAGLKSGVLGQDQYAFENFSLKDAVLLGNKTLYEALKEKEYLYDSADLNDPIINERLAALEMICVQEDPLYECEVVVEKILEDLGIPASRHSDLMQSLPSSDKFKILLAQVLFPKPDILLLDEPTNNLDLNAIAWLEENLKRHEGTMVLISHDRHFLNAVCTHILDLDFNTLREFSGNYDDWYIASTLIAKQKEAERNKKLKEKEELERFIARFSANASKARQATSRQKQLEKLDIESIQVSSRRDPSIVFKPSRLIGNEALECTQICKKYGDLVVLEKVSLKIAPQDKIALIGPNGVGKSTLCKILIGDLAPDSGEVTWGATVQKGYFPQDVGESVFGEESLYQWLFNFNKKIESAEVRNALGRMLFSGAEQEKSVSALSGGEKHRMVLSKLMLERGNFLILDEPTNHLDLEAIIALGEALYKFEGAVICVSHDRELISAYANRIIELVPGKKGAKVIDFKGSYEEYLASQG
- a CDS encoding type II restriction endonuclease, translating into MENLKWQICQPDHQWKIKGFIDNEKQLFSISNDTKVVSKILEIHMFPYILEFAKNCGFEVILPSHQNYYPDLSFVSKINPEIKYAIDLKTTYRNEKNPNFCNGFTLGSHGEYFRNRESCKNIQFPYKSHSGHFCNTK
- a CDS encoding type II restriction endonuclease, with the translated sequence MKVIENILHERGIFAEWGEEIFDDYWMNYGRITKKEFPL
- a CDS encoding DNA adenine methylase — protein: MSGIYYEPFMGSGVVVFNLSPKIAVFSDSNPHIINFYNAIKRGDLTKDSARAFLIQEGKNLEKRGKNIT
- a CDS encoding Dam family site-specific DNA-(adenine-N6)-methyltransferase, with amino-acid sequence MRQRFNKGQNSHDFLFLNRSCFNGLMRFNSKGGFNVPYCKKDHRFTPAYITKITNQIEWVSRRIAQNDYTFLCCDFTQIFKKARGGDFTYCDPPYIGRHADYFSSWSYTHEEKLHDLLKHTQASFLLSTWHSNAYRQNPYTHHYQEYQIKLLDHFYYLGGREENRSAVKEALIQSKNF